One window from the genome of Clarias gariepinus isolate MV-2021 ecotype Netherlands chromosome 15, CGAR_prim_01v2, whole genome shotgun sequence encodes:
- the LOC128543054 gene encoding sulfotransferase 6B1-like translates to MSGQTFEESIKSNVEQGMNMKDEEKLYKRNGILYSTIMSPPENLDALKDLQAREDDVMLAAYPKCGCNWMVGVLRKIMIACGYTIPEWPPLIEFHSPDIQKIVAELPPRRLLATHLHPDDIPVSFKTNKTKMLVVFRNPKDTLVSYYHFMNKNPVLPNAESWDKFFSDFMSGEVGWGSYFDHALAWEKHMDDPNVLIMTYEELKENLLDGVKKVTDFFSFPLTDEQVKVIAEESTFSVMQKNPSYGKMAPVIFRKGEVGDWKNHFSEAQSKQMDEMFKKKLSGTRLGAKLKYEQYCQ, encoded by the exons ATGTCTGGTCAGACTTTTGAAGAAAGCATTAAGTCCAACGTAGAGCAGGGCATGAATATGAAGGATGAGGAGAAGCTTTACAAGAGAAATGGGATCCTCTACTCCACAATCATGAGCCCACCGGAGAACCTGGATGCCTTGAAGGACCTGCAGGCACGGGAGGATGATGTCATGCTGGCTGCGTATCCCAAATGTG GTTGTAACTGGATGGTGGGAGTGTTAAGGAAAATTATGATTGCATGTGGATACACCATCCCTGAATGGCCCCCGCTGATCGAGTTCCACTCTCCAGACATACAAAAG ATTGTAGCCGAGTTGCCCCCGAGGCGGTTGCTTGCGACACATTTGCACCCTGATGACATTCCTGTTTCTTTTAAGACCAATAAAACAAAG ATGTTGGTGGTGTTTCGAAACCCCAAAGACACTCTCGTCTCTTATTATCATTTCATGAACAAAAACCCAGTGCTGCCCAATGCCGAGTCCTGGGACAAATTCTTCTCCGACTTCATGTCTGGTGAAG tgGGCTGGGGTTCATATTTTGACCACGCCCTGGCCTGGGAGAAACACATGGATGATCCAAACGTGTTGATCATGACCTATGAGGAGCTAAAGGAG AACCTGCTTGATGGTGTAAAGAAAGTCACAGACTTCTTCAGCTTCCCCCTGACGGATGAACAGGTCAAGGTGATCGCAGAAGAGAGCACATTCAGTGTCATGCAGAAGAATCCTTCTTATGGAAAAATGGCCCCAGTTATTTTCCGGAAAG GTGAGGTGGGAGACTGGAAGAACCACTTCAGCGAGGCTCAGAGTAAGCAGATGGATGAAATGTTCAAGAAGAAACTATCAGGAACCAGACTGGGAGCCAAGCTTAAATACGAGCAGTACTGTCAATAG
- the vipb gene encoding vasoactive intestinal peptide b isoform X2 — protein MKKARRSVSTSQLFFVAVCSVLCCRTLSALPAISTYSAIRSGSLNNDGDGTWANEPSQDLEVYKLLYEIANTVERPPRHADGLFTSGYSKLLGQLSAKEYLESLLAKRVSDELSADDLRMKRHSDAVFTDNYSRYRKQMAAKKYLNSVLAGKRRTSR, from the exons ATGAAGAAAGCCAGGAGATCAGTGAGCACGTCACAGTTGTTCTTTGTGGCTGTGTGTAGCGTGCTGTGCTGCAGGACACTTTCAGCGCTCCCAGCCATCAGCACATACTCTGCCATCAG GTCAGGGAGTCTGAACAATGACGGTGATGGCACATGGGCGAACGAGCCCTCTCAGGATCTGGAAGTGTATAAGCTTCTGTATGAAATTGCAAACACAGTGGAAag ACCACCACGACATGCTGATGGCCTTTTTACCAGTGGATACAGTAAACTCCTTGGACAACTTTCAGCCAAAGAATACCTTGAATCCTTACTTGCCAAGCGTGTCag CGATGAGTTGAGCGCAGACGACCTACGCATGAAACGTCACTCGGATGCCGTGTTTACAGACAACTACAGCCGATATCGCAAGCAGATGGCGGCCAAGAAGTACCTGAACTCAGTCTTAGCAGGAAAGAGAAG AACATCTAGATGA
- the vipb gene encoding vasoactive intestinal peptide b isoform X1 — protein sequence MKKARRSVSTSQLFFVAVCSVLCCRTLSALPAISTYSAIRSGSLNNDGDGTWANEPSQDLEVYKLLYEIANTVERPPRHADGLFTSGYSKLLGQLSAKEYLESLLAKRVSDELSADDLRMKRHSDAVFTDNYSRYRKQMAAKKYLNSVLAGKRSPEDALALSNQSKSTDSSLPQSYEDEVDQLLQQLPL from the exons ATGAAGAAAGCCAGGAGATCAGTGAGCACGTCACAGTTGTTCTTTGTGGCTGTGTGTAGCGTGCTGTGCTGCAGGACACTTTCAGCGCTCCCAGCCATCAGCACATACTCTGCCATCAG GTCAGGGAGTCTGAACAATGACGGTGATGGCACATGGGCGAACGAGCCCTCTCAGGATCTGGAAGTGTATAAGCTTCTGTATGAAATTGCAAACACAGTGGAAag ACCACCACGACATGCTGATGGCCTTTTTACCAGTGGATACAGTAAACTCCTTGGACAACTTTCAGCCAAAGAATACCTTGAATCCTTACTTGCCAAGCGTGTCag CGATGAGTTGAGCGCAGACGACCTACGCATGAAACGTCACTCGGATGCCGTGTTTACAGACAACTACAGCCGATATCGCAAGCAGATGGCGGCCAAGAAGTACCTGAACTCAGTCTTAGCAGGAAAGAGAAG CCCAGAAGATGCATTAGCACTGTCTAACCAGTCCAAAAGCACCGACTCTTCCTTACCTCAAAGCTATGAGGATGAGGTGGATCAGCTCCTCCAGCAGCTTCCGCTCTAA
- the LOC128542729 gene encoding sulfotransferase 6B1-like: MPSRRLLVTHLHPDEIPVSFKTNKTKMLVVFRNPKDTVVSYYHFMNKHPVLPKVESWDKFLFDFMSGEVAYGSYFDHALAWEKHNGDPNVMFVTYEELKEMDEVLYWVMAQSTQMDEEFKKKLSGTRLGAKLKYEQYCQ, encoded by the exons ATGCCATCGAGGCGGTTGCTCGTGACACATTTGCACCCTGATGAGATTCCTGTTTCATTtaagacaaataaaacaaag atGTTGGTGGTGTTTCGAAACCCCAAAGACACTGTCGTCTCTTATTACCATTTCATGAACAAACACCCTGTACTTCCAAAAGTCGAATCCTGGGACAAATTCCTCTTTGATTTTATGTCTGGTGAAG TGGCCTATGGTTCATATTTTGACCACGCCCTGGCCTGGGAGAAACACAATGGAGACCCTAATGTGATGTTTGTGACCTATGAGGAACTAAAGGAG ATGGATGAGGTCCTGTACTGGGTCATGGCTCAGAGTACGCAGATGGATGAAGAGTTCAAGAAGAAACTATCAGGAACCAGACTGGGAGCCAAGCTTAAATACGAGCAGTACTGTCAGTAG
- the LOC128543236 gene encoding sulfotransferase 6B1-like yields MSGQTFEENMKSIIERAMNMKDEEKLYRRNGILYSTIMSPPENLDALKDLEGREDDVMLVSYPKCGCNWMLGVLRKIMTTCGYTLPEKHPLIEFYSPDVQKIVAEMPSRRLLATHLHPDDIPVSFKTNKTKMLVVFRNPKDTLVSYYHFMNNNPVLPNAESWDKFCSDFMSGEVGWGLYFDHILAWEKHMDDPDVLIVTYEELKENLLDGVKKVADFFSFPLTDEQAKVITEENTFSVMLSNSSFGKMTDVIFRKGEVGDWRNHFSEAQSKQMDEEFRKKLSGTRLGAKLKYEQYCQ; encoded by the exons ATGTCTGGTCAGACTTTTGAAGAAAATATGAAGTCCATCATAGAGCGGGCCATGAATATGAAGGACGAAGAGAAACTTTACAGGCGAAATGGGATCCTCTACTCCACCATCATGAGCCCACCGGAGAACCTGGATGCCTTGAAAGACCTGGAGGGACGAGAGGATGATGTCATGCTGGTCTCATATCCCAAATGTG GCTGTAACTGGATGCTGGGAGTGTTGAGGAAAATTATGACCACATGTGGATACACTCTCCCTGAAAAGCACCCGCTGATTGAGTTTTACTCTCCAGACGTACAAAAG ATTGTAGCCGAGATGCCATCGAGGCGGTTGCTTGCAACACATTTACACCCTGATGACATTCCTGTATCATTTAAGACCAACAAAACAAAG ATGTTGGTGGTGTTTCGAAACCCCAAAGACACTCTCGTCTCTTATTACCATTTCATGAACAACAACCCAGTGCTGCCCAATGCCGAGTCCTGGGACAAATTCTGCTCCGACTTCATGTCTGGTGAAG TAGGCTGGGGTTTATATTTTGACCACATCCTGGCCTGGGAGAAACACATGGACGACCCTGATGTGTTGATCGTGACCTATGAGGAGCTAAAAGAG AACCTGCTTGATGGTGTAAAGAAAGTCGCAGATTTCTTCAGCTTCCCCCTGACGGATGAACAGGCCAAGGTGATCACAGAGGAAAACACATTCAGCGTCATGCTGTCAAACTCTTCCTTTGGAAAAATGACTGACGTTATTTTCCGAAAAG GTGAGGTGGGAGACTGGAGGAACCACTTCAGCGAGGCTCAGAGTAAGCAGATGGATGAAGAGTTCAGGAAGAAACTATCAGGAACCAGACTGGGAGCCAAGCTTAAATACGAACAGTACTGTCAGTAG